The Carassius carassius chromosome 28, fCarCar2.1, whole genome shotgun sequence region gtcatttatttctgtgatgctccgctgtattttcagcatcattcctccagtcttcagtgtcacatgatcttcagaaatcatgaaaatatgatgatttactgctcaaaaaacatttcgtgctgcacaatatttttgtgtaaactgtaatgcattttatttttcaggattcacagatgaatagaaagtaaaaaaaaacccagcatttatttgaaataaaaaaattttgtaacaatataaatgtctttactgacacttttgatcaatttaatgcttccttgatgattaaaagtattaatttaaaaaacaggGCGATGTTTGAGCTGGACATGCGGGAGCGTGATGACGGCACCGTGACCCTCAGTAACCTCTCGCCGCAGGCCATCCACATCTTCCTGGATTTTGCGTATTCTGGTAAAATAGAAATCGGAGAAGACAATGTGGACATGCTGTTTCAACTGGCGTCTTTCCTGCAGGTGAGACAGAAGACATGATGtgtcacattattattgttatcattagaggaaggttttgttgtttttattgcacTGCACACAAAGTAAAATGGGTATTTGAcatcagataataataatataataatatgcatAAAACAACAATGGAAACACATTTAACGAATAAATTCCTCGATGCGCATTGAAAAAGTCATGTGACGTTGTGCTGTGAGATGGAATAACTTACGTTAACAGCTTTATCATGTCTTTCGTTCATTCAGGTGGGCTTCCTCTCTCGCGCTTGCAGTGACTTCCTGGTCCAAATGCTGGATCTCTCTAACTGCCTGCAGCTGTTAGCGCTCGCTGAGGGTTACGGCTCCTCGCGTCTCATGAGTCGCGCAACTGACTTCGTCACGCAAAACTTCCACGCACTTTCCTCCGCTCCAGACTTTCTGGAGATGCCGGTGTGCGTCTTGGAGCACTGCCTGTCTTCAGATGCACTCAATGTCCCGGATGAAGAAAGTGTCCTGCATGCGTTGCTCCGCTGGATGCAACACGAGCCGCAGTTGCGCAAAATCCTTCTGCCAAAGCTGCTTCCGCAGGTCCGTCTACACCATCTGCATCCGTCTGCGCTGGAGGAGGCCAAGCGGCTGCTGAGCATAGATGGATGCAGCATTAGCACGATTAAACAAGCTCTCGCAGACGTTCATCAATTGAGTGGCTTGTTTTGCGATGCTCGGCCTTCTACAACATCCAGCTATATTTTTGTGCACAAAACAGAGGATGGCGGAGAGATTCGGCATGCGTTCTGCTACAACATTGGTGCGGATCTCTGGATGGAGCTTCCAAATGACGCAGCTCAGATTTTAGACCGGCCCGGATCATCATTCACCAGCTTCGGAGAAAAACTCTTCATCATTGGCGGATGCCGTGGAGAATGTCGTCGCACTATTCGCCTGCACATCGCTGCGCATCAGCATGATGCGATGGACGAAGTCTGGTGCTACTGTCCTGTCTCGCACAGCTTCACACCAGCTCTGTGTATGCACCACCCACGGACGATACATGCATCCGTCACCACTCTAAATCGCATTTACGTAATTGGCGGGAAAACACGCAACGCTTGCAGCATTCTGGACGTTGAATACTTTGATCCTCTAAGTGGCGTTTGGACATCTGTCAGCCCTCTTCCCAAAGGAATCTACTTTCCGGAAGTGAGCGCATGCGGAAGCATCATTTACACGCTCGGATCCGAGATAGAGATTACCGAAGCTTTCAATCCTTCGCTCGACTGTTTCTTCCGCTACGATGCTGTTGCAGATCAGTGGTGCCAACTAGTGGCAGAGTTCGGCCAGTTCTTCCACGCAACGCTTGTCAAATCAGTGTCCATCAACGACACGCTCTATCTGTGCGATCTTTCTACGTATAAAGTCTACAGCTTCTGTCCGGACAGTTGCGTTTGGAAAGGTGAAGGCTCCTTCGAATGCGCTGGGTTCAATGCGGGTGCCATCGGCGTGCGGGATAAGATCTACATCCTGGGTGGCGATTATTCTCCCGATGAGATTACGGATGAGGTGCAGGTGTACGACAGCGGACGGTCCGAATGGCAGGAGGTTTCGCCGATGCCTCGAGCGCTGACAGAGTTTCACTGTCAAGTGCTGAGCTTCAACCGCTACAGAGATCCATGGAGAAGAGAAACCGCAGAAACACCCTGAATTAGAcatctggggcctcatttataaaatgttgcgCACAAACCATCCTAAATTTGATCTTAAAATCATCTCTTAAATATGCATGCCTCAGGTGCATTTCCTCTGAGTAGGAATGGGAGgcagctatgtttccatccacctatttttatcCGCATTTTGGAATATCGCATAAAAACCACTGGATGGAAACATCAAGAtgtgcataaattaaaaaaattatcttaaattTAATAGTTTCAGCTCTCTGCCTTGTAAACAACTCTTAATTCAtgtcattaatatataaaatatcactAGTCATCATCCAGATTCTTTAATTTAGAACAGTGAGCTttaaaaaaagcttacatttccAAAAACCTGCAGTACTCGAACAAGAAAACGTGCGTACGTCATCTCAGACCCTGACAGGAGGCAAAGCACTTTGCCAAATCAAAGCCAGCTTTTACAAATATGAGCGTTAGTGTGGatttaagcacacacacactctaagatCAAatctgagcacacacacactttataaacGAGGCCCCTGGAATCCAGCGTGAACCCATCAACTTTATTGAGGCCATGATGCACTAATTCGTTTTTGTAAACGAGGTGATGAAAAGTAAATTGCAGCcatgatttaaaggaatagttcacccaaaaatgaggaTGTGCTCGCTCTCAggtcatctgagatcaggatgagtttgtttcttcatcaggtttgtagaaatgtagcactgcatcagtgtctcatcaatggatgctctgcagtgaatgggtgccgtcagaatgagagtctgataaaaacatcacaataatccacagcactccagtccatcagtgaacatctggagaagacaaaagatgaaacaaatccagctttaagatgtttttaactcataatccataataacacttcctccagtgaaaaagtgcatctgctgttgtctctcacatcaaaatccagacacatatttgtttagagctgtttaatgctgcttgatctgtgcagatttctctcctgattcagatcacACTTTTACTCTgaaaggaagtgttattatgggttACGGACTCAGAACggcttgaagttaaaaacatcttcccAGGTAACAAATTTAAGATATCAAAATGTGGAAAGGTTTTGAAATGTatctaaaatattgaaatgtccagttttcttgtcATGATTCTAACGTTATTTTAAGGTTACAAAAATGTTTCCTATGCTGTTCATCAACTACAAACAACATCATGAGGACTTTTGAGATTGTTGATCTCagattttgtcttctccagatgttaactgattacttgtggattattgtgatgtttttatcagctctcattctgacggcacccattcactgcagagcatccattgatgagacactgatgcaatgctacatttctacaaacctgatgaagaaacaaacccatcctgatctcagatgaactGAGCGTGAGTGCATTTTTTcagatcattttaatttttggctgaacaattccttcttcatgtcattctaaacacatttttttctcttttgctataaaaagagaaaattttACACATTTCTTCAGCACTCTCCATACAATAATAGTTCATAGCAATCACGCCTGTCTTGCTTCAGAAAAGTCATTTTGTATGGCTTGTgcactatattaaaaaaaaaatcttttgaaggCTTTATGTGAGAAAAAAGAGATTTAAAGCAAAGTTTGCACACATATCTATAGTAATCTGAAATATATACTGAAGTGCATCATTAGAAAGCATTTAATGTATTCAGTTATTCAGATTAACTAATAACCTTTTTGTGATCTTGTTGCATAATGTTTAGTTTGAAGCTAACACTGCAAATTGTATTTATGTATCTTAATGTAAAGTTGATGCATGGATCTAGAGATGctgtaacacacaaacacacaccgttgCATGGCCAAAGagttctttatttaaacaaataaaacaatgtctTCACTCACAACATTGCTGGTACTCTTTTGGCAGTTAATTTGAGTGTGTTTCCCAATTTATCACATTAAACATCCAGAGTAtcaaagcatttaacatttaacacaTGACAATAATCCATACGGACAAACTGTGCTGCTTTTGAAGGCATCATGAGACGATCCATCCTGTCTGGCAGATCTTCCATCCGTCTGCAGAAACATCATCATCCGGTGCTGGAGCATCTTCACAGCTgaggacgatgatgatgatgatgaagctgAGGAATGAGCTCCTCATGCATCCTGGTATTGTTTGACCAGTAACCACATGAGCAGAACTGTGATCAACACAATCATAAAGTTCAGAAACAGCTCCTGTGCGGATCGGTCCATCTTAGACGTTCAGAGCAGAAACACGACAGCTGGAAGACTGGAGAAAATCGGAGCTCtggatcagagagagagagagagagagagggagagagagagagagagagagagagagagagatgtggaaAATAGACTAGTATGATGGTCATTTAGAAATGAAGCCAGCAGTCTATTCATCCGTCCAAGTTTCACCCCCTGTTTGGCTTTGAATTTCAAACACAAATCTATCATCAGTTTAActgctgtgacacacacacacacacacacacacacatacacatgtttACTGTCCCTATCATATATCATAGACTATTGTTTCtacataaaataatttctaatgaTTATAGACaagaaaatgaattttttttcccgAGGTTTGGGGTtggcacaattttttttatattttaaagtctcttctgctcactgctGCActcatttgatcaaatatacagtaaaaatactgatatatttttagaatttaaaacatctgttttctgtgttaatctgtgttaaagtgtaatttatttctgtgatgctccgctgtattttcagcatcattcctccagtctccagtgtcacatgatcttcagaaatcagaataatatgatgatttactgctcgagaaacatttctgattattatcagtgttgaacacagttgtgctgcacaatatttctgtggaaatcgTGATACATTTTACTttggattcacagatgaacagaaagttcaaaacaacagcattttgaaacattctaaatgtcttaactttcatgtttgatcaatttaatgctgtttctggcaataataataataataatgtactgaTCCCGAACTTTTGAACACTAGTTTAAAAATTTTCATCCCAAATGTCTCCAAACTAGATTTTTGACATATTTAAGGAGGTTATTTTCCCCTCAAACTAAAACTACAAGCACATAATCATTCAGCAGGAGTGTcacaaacaacaaagtgcagcAAAACACAGATCTGAGAGAAAACCACAGCACAGCAGAACCTGAGTTTGCATGAACAGTGAAATGCATGCTGCAAAACTGCAAAAGCTTGTGCATCTAATCAACACATTATACATCCAGACCAGTCTAAACTCCAGGATGCACTGAAATGGCCTTAAGTTAGATGAAAGGGCTGATGAAAGACTGAAGAACATCCTTCTGCAGATGTGGCTCGTCTGGATGCTTCTTACCTGCACAAGGTTCCCCTGGAGTGTGTGTTACGCAGCAGATTGAAAGTCTCTGT contains the following coding sequences:
- the kbtbd3 gene encoding kelch repeat and BTB domain-containing protein 3; this encodes MEVSGGSLCNGVSEQRSVFLVSESHGQQVLGVLQGFRERGVLFDFSIRVQEETLPCHRCVLAACSDFFRAMFELDMRERDDGTVTLSNLSPQAIHIFLDFAYSGKIEIGEDNVDMLFQLASFLQVGFLSRACSDFLVQMLDLSNCLQLLALAEGYGSSRLMSRATDFVTQNFHALSSAPDFLEMPVCVLEHCLSSDALNVPDEESVLHALLRWMQHEPQLRKILLPKLLPQVRLHHLHPSALEEAKRLLSIDGCSISTIKQALADVHQLSGLFCDARPSTTSSYIFVHKTEDGGEIRHAFCYNIGADLWMELPNDAAQILDRPGSSFTSFGEKLFIIGGCRGECRRTIRLHIAAHQHDAMDEVWCYCPVSHSFTPALCMHHPRTIHASVTTLNRIYVIGGKTRNACSILDVEYFDPLSGVWTSVSPLPKGIYFPEVSACGSIIYTLGSEIEITEAFNPSLDCFFRYDAVADQWCQLVAEFGQFFHATLVKSVSINDTLYLCDLSTYKVYSFCPDSCVWKGEGSFECAGFNAGAIGVRDKIYILGGDYSPDEITDEVQVYDSGRSEWQEVSPMPRALTEFHCQVLSFNRYRDPWRRETAETP
- the LOC132107643 gene encoding sarcolipin-like; amino-acid sequence: MDRSAQELFLNFMIVLITVLLMWLLVKQYQDA